From the genome of Manduca sexta isolate Smith_Timp_Sample1 chromosome 14, JHU_Msex_v1.0, whole genome shotgun sequence, one region includes:
- the LOC115442929 gene encoding vacuolar protein 8 isoform X1, giving the protein MEDEAVEMIRETTRNTLVLNRRRLRDEEADARRSLGNLRISTENVINIINKLKTKSSLTAEELRTLKNALIDDEENIRVVLRVHGALRGLVRELWGLDVRKQCEAAGCLCNLALGDAKAGAVIAKAAGIYLILYLDNLTVDLSLTCAWTLGNLAGSGEKACELLVAQGAISKLSELLLSTNADVSQAAVEALVHFTYQLKDLLRPEHLTKIQAALTQNDITASTLYLMSILSCHPNFSVNNLPVQYVEKLFNHFQNNLENARIKKKELLYVLKILANFNNATIYESVFNCFQSNLDVVKMLLNSDMRNTLLQLLANMYKCYPEHELFKLLVS; this is encoded by the exons ATGGAAGACGAGGCAGTAGAAATGATCCGAGAGACGACTCGAAACACCCTAGTGTTGAACCGGCGTCGACTGAGGGACGAGGAGGCAGATGCGCGCCGGTCTTTGGGAAATCTACg AATATCAACAGAGAATGTAATTAACATCATAAATAAGTTGAAAACAAAGTCTTCGCTGACAGCAGAAGAACTACGAACCCTGAAGAATGCCCTCATTGATGATGAAGAAAATATTCGAGTTGTGTTAAGAGTCCATGGAGCATTGAGAGGGCTGGTTAGAGAATTATGgg gCCTTGATGTCAGAAAGCAGTGTGAGGCAGCAGGCTGTCTGTGCAATCTGGCTTTAGGTGATGCTAAAGCTGGTGCTGTAATTGCTAAAGCAGCTGGAATATATCTCATTCTTTACCTTGATAATCTCACTGTGGACTTGTct TTGACATGTGCATGGACGCTCGGTAACCTAGCTGGTTCAGGAGAGAAGGCTTGCGAGTTGCTAGTGGCACAAGGAGCAATATCCAAGCTGTCTGAACTGCTGCTTTCCACCAATGCTGATGTAAGTCAAGCCGCTGTGGAAGCTTTGGTGCATTTCACATACCAGTTGAAAGATCTACTAAG ACCAGAGCATTTAACGAAAATCCAGGCAGCGTTAACTCAAAACGATATAACAGCTTCAACATTATATCTCATGTCCATTCTGTCATGCCATCCGAATTTCTCTGTAAATAACTTACCAGTACAATACGTAGAAAAGCTATTTAATcactttcaaaataatttagagaatgcccgtattaaaaaaaaagaattgttgtacgtattaaaaattttagctaattttaataatgccaCAATTTATGAAagtgtttttaattgttttcaaagtaatttggatgttgttaaaatgttattgaacAGTGATATGAGGAATACATTGTTACAGTTGTTAGCTAATATGTATAAGTGTTATCCAGAACATGAGTTGTTCAAGTTATTAGTAAGCTGA
- the LOC115442929 gene encoding vacuolar protein 8 isoform X3: MRAGLWEIYVFRISTENVINIINKLKTKSSLTAEELRTLKNALIDDEENIRVVLRVHGALRGLVRELWGLDVRKQCEAAGCLCNLALGDAKAGAVIAKAAGIYLILYLDNLTVDLSLTCAWTLGNLAGSGEKACELLVAQGAISKLSELLLSTNADVSQAAVEALVHFTYQLKDLLRPEHLTKIQAALTQNDITASTLYLMSILSCHPNFSVNNLPVQYVEKLFNHFQNNLENARIKKKELLYVLKILANFNNATIYESVFNCFQSNLDVVKMLLNSDMRNTLLQLLANMYKCYPEHELFKLLVS; encoded by the exons ATGCGCGCCGGTCTTTGGGAAATCTACg TTTTCAGAATATCAACAGAGAATGTAATTAACATCATAAATAAGTTGAAAACAAAGTCTTCGCTGACAGCAGAAGAACTACGAACCCTGAAGAATGCCCTCATTGATGATGAAGAAAATATTCGAGTTGTGTTAAGAGTCCATGGAGCATTGAGAGGGCTGGTTAGAGAATTATGgg gCCTTGATGTCAGAAAGCAGTGTGAGGCAGCAGGCTGTCTGTGCAATCTGGCTTTAGGTGATGCTAAAGCTGGTGCTGTAATTGCTAAAGCAGCTGGAATATATCTCATTCTTTACCTTGATAATCTCACTGTGGACTTGTct TTGACATGTGCATGGACGCTCGGTAACCTAGCTGGTTCAGGAGAGAAGGCTTGCGAGTTGCTAGTGGCACAAGGAGCAATATCCAAGCTGTCTGAACTGCTGCTTTCCACCAATGCTGATGTAAGTCAAGCCGCTGTGGAAGCTTTGGTGCATTTCACATACCAGTTGAAAGATCTACTAAG ACCAGAGCATTTAACGAAAATCCAGGCAGCGTTAACTCAAAACGATATAACAGCTTCAACATTATATCTCATGTCCATTCTGTCATGCCATCCGAATTTCTCTGTAAATAACTTACCAGTACAATACGTAGAAAAGCTATTTAATcactttcaaaataatttagagaatgcccgtattaaaaaaaaagaattgttgtacgtattaaaaattttagctaattttaataatgccaCAATTTATGAAagtgtttttaattgttttcaaagtaatttggatgttgttaaaatgttattgaacAGTGATATGAGGAATACATTGTTACAGTTGTTAGCTAATATGTATAAGTGTTATCCAGAACATGAGTTGTTCAAGTTATTAGTAAGCTGA
- the LOC115442929 gene encoding vacuolar protein 8 isoform X2 encodes MRAGLWEIYGLVFRISTENVINIINKLKTKSSLTAEELRTLKNALIDDEENIRVVLRVHGALRGLVRELWGLDVRKQCEAAGCLCNLALGDAKAGAVIAKAAGIYLILYLDNLTVDLSLTCAWTLGNLAGSGEKACELLVAQGAISKLSELLLSTNADVSQAAVEALVHFTYQLKDLLRPEHLTKIQAALTQNDITASTLYLMSILSCHPNFSVNNLPVQYVEKLFNHFQNNLENARIKKKELLYVLKILANFNNATIYESVFNCFQSNLDVVKMLLNSDMRNTLLQLLANMYKCYPEHELFKLLVS; translated from the exons ATGCGCGCCGGTCTTTGGGAAATCTACg gccTAGTTTTCAGAATATCAACAGAGAATGTAATTAACATCATAAATAAGTTGAAAACAAAGTCTTCGCTGACAGCAGAAGAACTACGAACCCTGAAGAATGCCCTCATTGATGATGAAGAAAATATTCGAGTTGTGTTAAGAGTCCATGGAGCATTGAGAGGGCTGGTTAGAGAATTATGgg gCCTTGATGTCAGAAAGCAGTGTGAGGCAGCAGGCTGTCTGTGCAATCTGGCTTTAGGTGATGCTAAAGCTGGTGCTGTAATTGCTAAAGCAGCTGGAATATATCTCATTCTTTACCTTGATAATCTCACTGTGGACTTGTct TTGACATGTGCATGGACGCTCGGTAACCTAGCTGGTTCAGGAGAGAAGGCTTGCGAGTTGCTAGTGGCACAAGGAGCAATATCCAAGCTGTCTGAACTGCTGCTTTCCACCAATGCTGATGTAAGTCAAGCCGCTGTGGAAGCTTTGGTGCATTTCACATACCAGTTGAAAGATCTACTAAG ACCAGAGCATTTAACGAAAATCCAGGCAGCGTTAACTCAAAACGATATAACAGCTTCAACATTATATCTCATGTCCATTCTGTCATGCCATCCGAATTTCTCTGTAAATAACTTACCAGTACAATACGTAGAAAAGCTATTTAATcactttcaaaataatttagagaatgcccgtattaaaaaaaaagaattgttgtacgtattaaaaattttagctaattttaataatgccaCAATTTATGAAagtgtttttaattgttttcaaagtaatttggatgttgttaaaatgttattgaacAGTGATATGAGGAATACATTGTTACAGTTGTTAGCTAATATGTATAAGTGTTATCCAGAACATGAGTTGTTCAAGTTATTAGTAAGCTGA